Proteins encoded within one genomic window of Onychostoma macrolepis isolate SWU-2019 chromosome 11, ASM1243209v1, whole genome shotgun sequence:
- the LOC131549476 gene encoding uncharacterized protein LOC131549476, whose translation MCFQTIPVLSQPRSNVPRRRQRNPANLRLISTSFTTPLSFSVGLWNCQSAVNKADFISAFSLKSTLSILGLTETWIRPEDSATPAALSTNLSFSHTPRQVGRGGGTGLLISNNWKYSTRSSLCNYNSFESHAITVSAPIKLQIVVIYRPPSQILATFLEELDGLLSSFVEDGTPLLVFGDFNIHLDKPYATDFHALLASFDLKRLTTTSTHKSGNQLDLIYTRNCTADNILVQPLHTSDHFFITFTLHFASPVPPTPLPVTFRRNLRSLSPSHLSSVVSSSLPSPTHFSSLDVNAATETLCSTLTSCLDDICPLSSRPARAAPSNPWLSEVLREHRTTLRAAERKWRKSNDLSDLKRQTGC comes from the exons atgtgtttccaaactattccggttctctctcaaccacgctctaacgtcccacgcagacggcaacgtaatcctgctaacctgcgccttatctctacctccttcactacacctctttccttctctgtgggtctctggaattgtcagtcagctgtcaacaaagctgacttcatttctgctttttctttaaaatccacgctcagcatcttgggcttgactgagacctggattcgtccagaagactcagcaaccccagctgctctctctactaatctctctttctctcacaccccccggcaagttggccggggtggaggcactggtctgctcatttctaacaattggaaatactcaacccgctcttccctatgcaattacaactcatttgaatctcatgccattactgtatcagctccgataaaactccagatcgtggtcatttaccgtccccctagccaaattctagccaccttcctagaggagctggacgggctgctgtcctctttcgtggaggatggcactccactcctagtctttggtgatttcaacattcacctagacaagccttatgctacagacttccatgcactcctagcttcgtttgatctcaaacgccttaccactactagcacgcacaaatcaggcaaccaacttgacttaatttacacacgcaattgtactgcagataacattctggtacaaccgctacatacttcggaccatttcttcattacatttacattacactttgcttctcctgtgccaccaacccccctaccagttacttttagacgaaacctgcgctccctttctccttcccatctttcctctgtggtatcctcctctcttccttcacccacccatttctcatctctggatgtaaacgcagctactgagactttatgctctaccttaacctcttgtctagacgacatttgtcctctctcctctaggcccgcacgggctgctccttccaacccctggttatccgaggttcttcgtgaacatcggactacactcagagcggcagagagaaaatggcgcaaatcaaacgatctgtcggacctca aacgacaaactggatgctaa